In Candidatus Kaistella beijingensis, a genomic segment contains:
- a CDS encoding YfgM family protein, producing MAKHRPHGNNKEMEGKETVEVFKDLDRGALDTEQFLEKHAKTLMMVFGALVVAVLGYFAYNQFYVGPRNEEATLSYLAAQKNLADGKDDLALGGKTAANPGFLGTYNDFSGTKVGKLSAYNAGLIKFKEGKYQEAYDLLDKFSSDNKTLMALKYGAMADCQSNLNKNDDALSLLDKATSASDDPYTSYYFTRKAGLVALALKKNAEAKKYFTTIDEKYQDYDNGMSDSYIEMVKYY from the coding sequence ATGGCAAAACATAGACCGCACGGGAACAATAAAGAAATGGAAGGAAAGGAAACGGTAGAAGTTTTCAAGGATTTGGATAGGGGCGCACTCGATACAGAGCAGTTTTTGGAGAAACATGCGAAAACCTTAATGATGGTTTTCGGAGCTTTGGTTGTGGCAGTTTTGGGATACTTCGCCTACAATCAGTTTTATGTGGGACCAAGAAACGAAGAGGCGACTTTAAGTTATCTTGCTGCACAAAAAAATCTTGCCGACGGAAAAGATGATTTGGCTTTAGGTGGAAAAACTGCTGCAAATCCAGGTTTCCTTGGAACATACAACGATTTTTCAGGAACTAAAGTAGGAAAACTTTCTGCTTACAATGCGGGATTAATCAAATTCAAAGAAGGAAAATATCAGGAAGCGTATGATTTGTTGGATAAATTTTCTTCCGACAACAAAACTTTGATGGCGTTAAAATATGGAGCAATGGCTGATTGTCAATCAAATTTGAACAAGAACGACGACGCACTTTCTTTGTTAGATAAAGCAACTTCGGCTTCAGACGATCCCTACACTTCCTACTACTTCACAAGAAAAGCAGGATTGGTTGCATTGGCTTTAAAGAAAAATGCCGAAGCAAAAAAATACTTCACTACCATCGACGAAAAATATCAGGATTACGACAACGGAATGTCGGATTCCTACATCGAAATGGTTAAGTATTACTAA
- the ribH gene encoding 6,7-dimethyl-8-ribityllumazine synthase: MATVNLSDYKPLQINDAGSFRIGIVVSEWNDFVTYNLRDGALETLKMEGVKEENIQIFKVPGAFELNYASMQLCKERKFDSVIAIGCVIRGETPHFDYVCSAVAQGIKDCNILTDVPTIFCVLTDDTKEQSIARSGGNLGNKGIEAAVTALQMIDFKRNLSKKKGNIGFGNL; the protein is encoded by the coding sequence ATGGCAACAGTAAATCTTTCAGATTACAAACCATTACAGATCAATGATGCCGGTTCTTTCAGAATCGGTATTGTTGTTTCAGAATGGAATGATTTCGTGACATACAATCTTCGCGACGGGGCTTTGGAAACTTTAAAAATGGAAGGTGTAAAAGAAGAAAACATCCAAATCTTCAAAGTTCCGGGAGCTTTTGAATTGAATTACGCTTCGATGCAGTTGTGCAAAGAAAGAAAGTTTGATTCGGTAATTGCAATCGGTTGCGTGATTCGTGGGGAAACGCCACATTTCGATTACGTGTGTTCCGCAGTGGCGCAAGGAATTAAAGACTGTAATATTTTGACGGATGTTCCCACTATTTTCTGTGTTTTAACCGATGACACCAAAGAACAATCCATCGCAAGAAGCGGCGGAAATCTTGGCAACAAAGGAATTGAAGCCGCCGTAACCGCATTGCAGATGATCGATTTTAAAAGAAATCTTTCAAAGAAAAAGGGAAATATCGGTTTCGGAAATTTGTAA
- a CDS encoding LTA synthase family protein: MLSKLKPFFYLGIFYIILSLILRIIFIFHPITTASFGILESLKILSVGLLTDIFVFILASSFLAVYFLFLSNSKYKKPYGYLIFGVLVLAFIYTAFVPGNIFKQYGGSFPEVAIAFVGLKTLLFGLMLFLPNQRIRIRNILYFITLFLYVLLIIFNAVSEYFFWNEFGVRYNFIAVDYLIYTNEVIGNIMESYPVVPLFSAILALTLFVTWFIFKNTKNELLTLLNFKQKLILLGSFLLLCGLSLFAIPQFDKIKSDNTFAQEIQANGLPKFYHAFTHNELDYFQFYPTLNQKIAEENFLKQFQPPTLQREIVSENPELKKNVVLISIESLSADFMEHYGNTQKITPFLDSLATKSLMFTNLYATGNRTVRGLEALTLCIPPTAGESIIKRENNKNKFTTGSVFKSKGYDVKFLYGGYSYFDNMEDFYKGNGYDIIDRNNFKTEEISFANVWGVADEDMAKKAIQVMNQEAKSGKPFFNHWMTVSNHRPFTYPEGRIDIPGTAKSREGGVKYTDYSIKKFFELAKKQDWYKNTVFVIVADHCASSAGKTELPMDKYRIPAMIFSEGFIQPQQFNPTMSQIDVMPTLLGLLNFNYKTKFLGQDVFKENFQPKAYIATYQDLGLIKDNYLTIISPTKKVKQYSLKLQNSQLQDNFKLYYDEIPVQKSVQNLVDDCVSAYQSVSYWLKENKLNK, translated from the coding sequence ATGCTATCCAAATTAAAACCCTTCTTTTATCTCGGAATTTTCTACATCATCCTTTCCTTGATTTTAAGGATTATCTTCATTTTCCATCCGATTACTACTGCAAGTTTTGGGATTTTAGAAAGTTTAAAAATTTTGAGTGTCGGATTGTTAACTGATATTTTCGTCTTTATTTTGGCAAGTAGTTTTTTGGCGGTTTACTTTCTTTTTCTTTCCAATTCGAAATACAAAAAGCCTTACGGGTACTTAATTTTTGGGGTGCTTGTTTTGGCTTTTATTTACACGGCGTTTGTTCCCGGAAATATTTTCAAGCAATATGGCGGGTCATTTCCGGAAGTCGCGATTGCATTTGTTGGACTAAAAACTTTGCTGTTCGGGTTGATGTTGTTTTTGCCGAATCAAAGAATCAGGATTCGGAATATCCTTTACTTCATCACGTTGTTTTTGTATGTCTTACTGATAATTTTCAACGCGGTGAGCGAATATTTCTTTTGGAATGAATTTGGGGTTCGCTACAATTTTATCGCCGTTGATTACTTGATTTATACCAACGAAGTCATCGGAAATATCATGGAATCTTATCCTGTAGTTCCTTTGTTTTCGGCGATTTTGGCTTTAACTTTATTCGTTACTTGGTTTATTTTTAAAAACACTAAAAACGAGCTTTTAACGCTTCTGAATTTTAAACAGAAATTAATTTTATTGGGAAGTTTTCTTTTGTTGTGCGGATTGAGTTTATTTGCAATTCCTCAATTTGACAAAATTAAATCCGACAACACTTTTGCACAGGAGATTCAGGCGAATGGACTGCCGAAATTCTATCACGCATTCACCCATAACGAGCTCGATTATTTTCAGTTTTACCCAACTTTAAATCAAAAAATTGCAGAAGAAAATTTTCTGAAACAGTTTCAACCGCCCACGTTACAAAGAGAAATCGTTTCTGAAAACCCTGAACTCAAGAAAAATGTAGTCTTAATTTCCATTGAAAGTTTATCAGCAGATTTTATGGAACATTATGGAAACACTCAAAAAATCACCCCTTTTCTTGACAGTTTGGCGACAAAATCTTTAATGTTCACCAACTTATACGCAACAGGAAACAGAACCGTTCGCGGTTTGGAAGCTTTAACGCTTTGTATTCCGCCAACGGCAGGGGAAAGTATCATTAAAAGAGAAAACAATAAAAATAAATTCACCACAGGAAGTGTATTTAAATCAAAAGGTTACGATGTAAAATTTTTGTACGGCGGTTACAGTTATTTCGACAATATGGAAGATTTTTACAAAGGAAACGGCTACGATATTATCGACAGAAATAATTTCAAAACCGAAGAAATTTCTTTTGCCAACGTTTGGGGAGTTGCCGATGAAGATATGGCGAAAAAGGCAATTCAGGTGATGAACCAAGAGGCGAAATCGGGAAAACCTTTTTTTAATCATTGGATGACGGTTTCCAATCACCGCCCATTTACGTATCCTGAAGGAAGAATCGATATTCCCGGGACAGCAAAATCAAGAGAAGGCGGGGTAAAATATACCGATTACTCCATCAAGAAGTTTTTCGAATTGGCAAAAAAACAAGATTGGTACAAAAATACTGTTTTCGTTATTGTTGCCGATCACTGCGCTTCCAGTGCCGGAAAAACTGAACTTCCGATGGATAAATACCGAATTCCCGCCATGATTTTTTCGGAAGGATTTATTCAGCCACAGCAATTCAACCCCACCATGTCGCAAATCGATGTGATGCCTACTTTGTTAGGATTGCTCAACTTTAATTATAAAACTAAATTTTTGGGTCAGGATGTTTTTAAAGAAAATTTCCAACCGAAAGCGTACATCGCCACTTATCAGGATTTAGGTTTAATTAAAGACAATTACCTAACTATAATTTCACCCACAAAAAAAGTGAAACAATATTCATTAAAGCTTCAAAATTCTCAATTACAGGATAATTTTAAACTTTATTACGATGAAATTCCGGTGCAGAAATCGGTACAAAATTTGGTCGACGATTGTGTTTCAGCGTATCAAAGTGTTTCCTATTGGCTGAAAGAAAATAAACTGAATAAATAA
- the ypfJ gene encoding KPN_02809 family neutral zinc metallopeptidase, which yields MKWTNDRSENVDDRRGSGGGGGLLVGGGLGTLIIAAIIFFLGGDPSAILSSGMGSSGAQTEQRDLTPDELKVRDFVSMITKENEQTWSKIFQENGMQYRDPKVVMFESVTQSGCGTAQAAMGPFYCPADQTVYMDMSFFRELQQRFGAQVTEFSIAYVMAHEIGHHVQTLLGTTGKVDQLRASGRYSESEMNRVSVATELQADFYAGVWARQTDNRENFLEPGDIESAISAAEAVGDDNIQRRSQGYVNQEGFTHGSSAQRKEWFMKGYNTGDIRQGDTFNALLK from the coding sequence ATGAAATGGACAAACGACAGAAGCGAAAATGTTGACGACCGACGCGGTTCCGGTGGAGGAGGCGGACTTTTAGTTGGGGGCGGACTTGGAACGCTCATTATCGCTGCAATTATATTTTTTTTAGGAGGTGATCCTTCTGCGATTCTTTCTTCTGGGATGGGAAGCAGCGGAGCACAAACCGAACAGCGTGATCTAACTCCAGACGAACTGAAAGTTAGAGATTTCGTCTCTATGATTACCAAAGAAAATGAACAAACCTGGAGCAAAATTTTCCAAGAAAACGGAATGCAATACCGCGATCCTAAAGTGGTAATGTTCGAAAGCGTAACTCAATCCGGATGCGGAACTGCGCAAGCAGCAATGGGGCCTTTTTATTGTCCTGCAGACCAAACCGTTTATATGGACATGAGTTTTTTCCGTGAACTTCAACAAAGATTTGGAGCGCAGGTTACGGAATTTTCCATTGCGTATGTAATGGCACATGAAATCGGACACCACGTACAAACACTTTTGGGAACAACCGGAAAAGTGGATCAATTGAGAGCAAGCGGAAGATATTCTGAATCGGAAATGAACCGAGTTTCTGTTGCGACCGAGCTTCAGGCGGATTTCTATGCGGGAGTTTGGGCTAGACAAACCGACAATAGAGAAAATTTTTTAGAACCAGGAGATATTGAATCCGCAATTTCAGCGGCGGAAGCTGTAGGAGATGATAATATTCAGCGTCGCTCACAAGGTTATGTGAATCAGGAAGGGTTTACCCACGGAAGTTCTGCCCAAAGAAAAGAATGGTTCATGAAGGGTTATAATACCGGAGATATTCGACAAGGTGATACTTTCAATGCGCTTTTGAAATAA
- a CDS encoding YtxH domain-containing protein translates to MSTKRNGLLALLGLGALAWWKYKNSTPEEQQAVKDKVNSAKDNFNKWGNDLKNKANDLSQQVQQKVDQAKTTAENSMNQN, encoded by the coding sequence ATGAGCACTAAAAGAAACGGCTTATTAGCATTGTTAGGACTTGGAGCATTGGCTTGGTGGAAATACAAAAACTCAACGCCAGAAGAGCAACAAGCAGTAAAAGACAAAGTAAATTCTGCAAAAGACAATTTCAACAAATGGGGAAATGACTTGAAAAATAAAGCAAACGATTTATCACAACAAGTTCAGCAGAAAGTAGATCAGGCAAAAACAACTGCTGAAAATTCAATGAATCAAAACTAA
- a CDS encoding copper resistance protein NlpE, translating into MKKLIIPVLIAGLALTSCKKTEEVKTDDTSVNAATPKTSSVDSTAVVSTGDTTETSVDWNGTYTGKIPCADCPGIETKLILNNDKTYTLDENYLERKDGKFSEKGTFTWSIDGSFITLNNGEKDAMQKVFFVGENQVFQAEKVGDRSVKPEYKLEKK; encoded by the coding sequence ATGAAAAAATTAATCATCCCTGTACTAATCGCAGGACTTGCGTTGACTTCATGCAAAAAAACTGAAGAAGTGAAAACTGATGACACATCGGTAAACGCAGCTACACCAAAAACTTCTTCTGTTGACAGCACTGCAGTTGTTTCAACAGGAGACACTACAGAAACCTCGGTAGACTGGAACGGAACCTACACTGGAAAAATTCCGTGCGCAGATTGTCCTGGAATTGAAACAAAATTGATTTTGAACAATGACAAAACCTACACTTTAGACGAAAATTATCTTGAGAGAAAAGATGGTAAATTTTCTGAAAAAGGTACTTTCACTTGGAGCATAGACGGTTCTTTCATCACTTTAAACAATGGTGAAAAAGACGCAATGCAGAAAGTATTTTTCGTGGGAGAAAATCAAGTTTTCCAAGCGGAAAAAGTAGGCGACCGTTCTGTAAAACCAGAATATAAATTAGAGAAAAAATAA
- the pruA gene encoding L-glutamate gamma-semialdehyde dehydrogenase: MSKALSQVPYAVNEPVRSYEPGSADVKSLISTYKKMWKEKVEIPMYIGGKEVKTKEKVRIESPQDHQHDLGFYYQGDMSHVDAAIEAALAAKKQWNALGWEQRASIFLKAADLLAGPYRDKLNAATMIGQGKNVMQAEIDSACELIDFLRFNVEFMTEMYAEQPISAEGVWNRAEYRPLEGFCFAVTPFNFTAIAGNLPSCMAMMGNVVVWKPSHSQVYSAQVLMEIFKEAGVPDGVINLIYTPGAETAKKVLAHPDFAGLHFTGSTSVFQGMWKMIGDNIHKYKTYPRIVGETGGKDFVMAHPSADAAAVATALVRGAFEYQGQKCSAASRAYVPKSLWKEVQKIMGDQLKSIKMGSPEDPSNFVNAVIHQASFNKCKSYIEAAQKSKDAKVIFGGKCDDKKGWFVEPTVIETSNPQYSSMCEEIFGPILTIYVYEDEKWAETLKLVDETSPYSLTGSIFAKDRYAIDEAYHALENAAGNFYINDKPTGAVVGQQPFGGARASGTNDKAGSKMNLLRWVSVRSIKETFVSPKDYRYPFLG, translated from the coding sequence ATGTCAAAAGCACTTTCACAAGTTCCTTATGCCGTAAACGAGCCGGTTAGAAGTTATGAACCAGGTTCTGCGGATGTGAAATCCCTTATTTCTACCTACAAAAAAATGTGGAAAGAAAAAGTGGAAATCCCAATGTACATCGGTGGTAAAGAAGTAAAAACCAAGGAAAAAGTACGAATTGAATCTCCACAAGATCATCAGCACGACCTCGGTTTTTATTATCAAGGAGACATGAGTCATGTTGATGCTGCGATTGAAGCTGCATTGGCCGCAAAGAAACAGTGGAATGCTTTAGGTTGGGAACAAAGAGCTTCTATTTTCCTGAAAGCTGCAGATTTATTGGCAGGTCCTTACAGAGACAAACTAAACGCTGCAACCATGATTGGACAGGGAAAAAATGTAATGCAGGCTGAAATTGATTCCGCTTGTGAACTGATTGATTTCCTTCGTTTCAATGTGGAATTCATGACAGAAATGTACGCTGAACAACCAATTTCTGCGGAAGGAGTTTGGAACAGGGCAGAATATCGTCCGTTGGAAGGTTTTTGTTTTGCGGTGACTCCCTTTAACTTTACCGCAATAGCAGGAAATTTGCCGAGTTGTATGGCGATGATGGGAAATGTGGTGGTTTGGAAACCGTCTCATTCTCAAGTATATTCTGCACAGGTGCTTATGGAAATTTTCAAAGAAGCTGGAGTTCCGGATGGCGTGATTAATCTAATTTATACCCCCGGCGCAGAGACTGCGAAAAAAGTTCTTGCTCACCCTGATTTTGCTGGACTTCACTTTACCGGCTCCACTTCCGTTTTCCAGGGAATGTGGAAAATGATTGGCGACAATATCCACAAATACAAAACTTATCCAAGAATTGTAGGTGAAACTGGTGGAAAAGATTTCGTGATGGCTCATCCAAGTGCAGATGCTGCGGCGGTTGCAACGGCTTTGGTTCGCGGAGCGTTTGAATATCAAGGACAGAAATGTTCGGCTGCTTCCAGAGCTTATGTTCCAAAATCTTTGTGGAAAGAAGTTCAAAAAATTATGGGAGATCAATTGAAATCTATCAAAATGGGTTCACCTGAAGATCCTTCAAACTTTGTGAACGCGGTTATTCATCAAGCATCTTTTAATAAATGTAAATCTTACATCGAAGCAGCGCAAAAATCTAAAGACGCAAAAGTAATTTTCGGTGGAAAATGTGATGATAAGAAAGGATGGTTTGTAGAACCTACAGTGATTGAAACTTCAAATCCTCAATATTCATCGATGTGTGAAGAGATTTTCGGACCGATTTTGACGATTTATGTTTACGAAGACGAAAAATGGGCAGAAACTTTGAAACTGGTGGATGAAACTTCACCTTATTCTTTGACAGGTTCTATTTTCGCAAAAGACCGTTACGCAATCGATGAAGCTTATCACGCTTTGGAAAACGCAGCAGGAAACTTCTACATCAACGACAAACCAACGGGAGCTGTTGTAGGACAGCAACCTTTCGGTGGAGCAAGAGCTTCCGGAACGAATGATAAAGCAGGTTCAAAAATGAATTTGTTGAGATGGGTTTCTGTACGCTCGATCAAAGAAACTTTTGTGAGCCCGAAAGATTATAGATATCCTTTCTTAGGCTAA
- a CDS encoding metal-dependent transcriptional regulator, translating to MVSLTEENYLKAIFHLINDENTVTINELSKFLNVKMPSVNNMMKKFADKKWVIYESYKPLKITDSGKKEAALIVRKHRLTEMFLVEKMNFGWENVHEIAEQLEHVHSEIFFDKMDEILNYPKFDPHGEPIPDKDGNIISQDLQKLSNCKIGEKVVFASVTSSDDDFLNYLNTRNLELGKKIEILEIEKYDKSMAVKIDKSQVVLSKIVCEKILVKP from the coding sequence ATGGTTTCTCTTACCGAAGAAAATTATTTAAAAGCAATCTTCCATCTTATCAATGACGAAAACACCGTCACGATTAATGAATTAAGCAAATTTTTAAATGTGAAAATGCCGAGTGTAAATAACATGATGAAGAAATTTGCCGATAAAAAATGGGTTATTTACGAAAGTTACAAGCCTTTAAAGATTACTGATTCAGGAAAAAAAGAAGCCGCTTTAATTGTAAGGAAACACCGATTGACTGAAATGTTTTTGGTGGAAAAAATGAATTTCGGTTGGGAAAACGTGCACGAAATTGCGGAACAGCTCGAACACGTTCACTCTGAAATTTTCTTCGACAAGATGGATGAAATCCTCAACTATCCTAAATTCGATCCACATGGTGAACCAATACCCGATAAAGATGGAAACATTATCTCGCAAGATTTGCAGAAATTGAGCAACTGTAAAATAGGTGAAAAGGTAGTTTTTGCTTCTGTGACAAGTTCGGATGATGATTTCCTGAATTATCTCAACACAAGAAATTTGGAGTTAGGCAAAAAAATAGAAATTCTGGAAATTGAAAAATACGACAAATCAATGGCGGTGAAAATTGATAAAAGCCAAGTTGTTTTAAGCAAAATCGTCTGTGAAAAAATTCTCGTGAAACCGTAA
- a CDS encoding threonine aldolase family protein, whose protein sequence is MKYSFKNDYAEGAHPRILEALVQSNFTQQNGYGLDDYCKNAENLIQEIINNPKAKVHFVSGGTQANLIVMSAFLRPHESVVSAETGHIFTNESGAIEATGHKVHGVETVDGKLRPLDIQKVIDVHQNIPHQVKQKLVYISNSTEVGTIYSKKELQDLHQFCQKKNLFLFMDGARLAHALTAETNDLTLEDIAKYTDAFYLGGTKNGALIGEAIVINNENLQKEFGFHLKQKGAMLAKGRLLGIQFQELLKDHLYFDLAKHANQKAMKIKSAFKEIGCEFLSETYTNQIFPILNQNQITKLSENFDFYVWKKIDEEHTAIRIITSWATTDEITQLFVKEIEEL, encoded by the coding sequence ATGAAATATTCTTTCAAAAACGATTATGCAGAAGGAGCACATCCAAGAATTTTGGAGGCTTTGGTTCAAAGTAACTTTACACAGCAGAATGGTTACGGATTAGATGATTACTGCAAGAACGCTGAAAATTTGATTCAGGAAATAATCAACAATCCAAAGGCAAAAGTTCATTTTGTTTCGGGCGGAACGCAAGCGAATTTGATTGTCATGTCAGCTTTTCTTCGTCCACATGAAAGTGTGGTTTCTGCCGAAACAGGACATATTTTCACCAACGAAAGCGGTGCGATTGAAGCGACCGGACATAAAGTTCACGGTGTGGAAACTGTGGATGGGAAACTTCGACCTTTAGATATTCAAAAAGTGATTGATGTTCACCAAAATATTCCGCATCAGGTGAAACAGAAATTGGTTTACATCTCAAATTCCACGGAAGTTGGGACAATTTATTCCAAAAAAGAATTGCAGGATTTACATCAGTTCTGTCAGAAAAAAAATCTTTTTCTTTTCATGGACGGCGCAAGATTAGCTCATGCTTTAACTGCCGAAACCAATGATTTGACTTTAGAAGATATAGCAAAATATACCGACGCATTTTATCTCGGCGGTACTAAAAACGGAGCTTTGATTGGTGAAGCAATTGTTATTAATAACGAAAATCTTCAAAAAGAATTCGGTTTTCATTTAAAGCAAAAAGGAGCGATGCTCGCAAAAGGTCGACTTCTTGGAATTCAGTTTCAGGAATTATTAAAGGACCATCTTTATTTTGATTTGGCAAAGCACGCGAATCAAAAGGCGATGAAGATAAAATCTGCTTTTAAAGAAATCGGTTGTGAATTTTTATCGGAAACTTACACCAACCAAATCTTTCCGATTTTAAATCAAAACCAAATAACCAAACTTTCTGAAAATTTTGATTTTTACGTTTGGAAAAAAATTGATGAAGAACATACAGCGATACGAATTATCACTTCTTGGGCAACTACGGATGAAATCACGCAATTGTTTGTAAAGGAGATTGAGGAATTGTAA
- a CDS encoding enoyl-ACP reductase FabI, with protein MSYGLLKGKKGIIFGALNDQSIAWKVAEKCHEEGAEFILSNAPIAMRMGEIDELAKKTGSDVVPADATSVEDLDKLFAHAEEKFGKIDFILHSIGMSVNIRKGKPYTDLNYDFLEKGWDVSSVSFHKVMKAAWDRDIMNEWGSILALTYIAAQRTFPNYGDMADNKSYLESIARSFGYYWGERKVRVNTISQSPVMTKAGAGVKGISGFFNFADSMSPLGNADASDCANYCVSLFSDLTRKVTMQNLFHDGGFSSTGVSQKIVDKFEDL; from the coding sequence ATGTCATACGGATTATTAAAAGGCAAAAAAGGAATTATTTTCGGTGCGCTGAACGATCAGTCGATTGCATGGAAAGTTGCCGAAAAATGCCACGAGGAAGGAGCTGAATTTATCTTATCAAACGCTCCTATCGCAATGAGAATGGGAGAAATAGATGAGTTGGCAAAAAAAACAGGTTCAGATGTTGTTCCGGCAGATGCCACATCAGTGGAAGATTTAGATAAACTTTTTGCACATGCTGAAGAAAAGTTCGGAAAAATCGATTTCATCCTGCACTCCATCGGTATGTCCGTAAACATTAGAAAAGGAAAACCATATACCGACCTAAATTATGATTTCCTTGAAAAAGGCTGGGACGTGTCTTCTGTTTCTTTTCACAAAGTAATGAAAGCAGCTTGGGACAGAGACATCATGAACGAATGGGGTTCTATCCTTGCTTTAACTTATATCGCTGCACAAAGAACTTTCCCGAATTACGGAGATATGGCCGATAATAAATCGTATCTTGAAAGTATCGCAAGAAGTTTCGGATACTATTGGGGAGAAAGAAAAGTGCGCGTAAACACTATTTCTCAATCTCCTGTAATGACTAAAGCAGGTGCCGGGGTGAAAGGAATCAGCGGATTCTTCAATTTCGCGGACAGCATGTCTCCACTGGGAAATGCCGATGCCTCGGATTGTGCAAACTATTGTGTAAGTCTTTTCTCGGATCTTACCAGAAAAGTGACGATGCAGAACCTTTTCCACGATGGAGGGTTTAGCAGCACTGGAGTTTCACAGAAAATCGTTGATAAATTTGAAGATTTATAA
- a CDS encoding DNA-3-methyladenine glycosylase I, whose protein sequence is MEKIRCAWCEKDDLYRAYHDNEWGKPVYDDKTFFEFLVLESFQAGLSWYTILKRRENFKTAFDGYNYRKIAAYDDVKVEELMQNSGIIRNRLKILATVNNARRFMEVQKEFGTFSEYIWSFVGGKPIVNQFSELKQVPATTEISDALAKDLKKRGFKFLGSTVVYAHMQATGMVNDHLQECWVRNQ, encoded by the coding sequence ATGGAAAAAATTCGTTGTGCGTGGTGCGAAAAGGATGATTTGTACAGAGCTTATCATGATAATGAATGGGGAAAGCCCGTCTATGATGACAAAACATTTTTTGAATTTTTGGTGCTCGAAAGTTTCCAGGCAGGATTGTCCTGGTACACGATACTGAAACGGCGTGAAAATTTCAAGACAGCCTTTGATGGGTATAATTATCGAAAAATTGCAGCGTATGACGACGTAAAAGTGGAAGAGTTGATGCAAAATTCCGGGATTATCCGTAACCGCCTAAAAATTTTGGCAACAGTTAATAATGCGAGAAGGTTTATGGAAGTTCAGAAAGAGTTCGGAACCTTCTCAGAATACATCTGGAGTTTTGTCGGCGGAAAACCAATCGTTAACCAATTTTCAGAATTAAAACAGGTTCCGGCGACGACAGAAATTTCCGATGCTTTGGCAAAAGATTTAAAGAAACGCGGTTTCAAGTTTCTGGGCTCTACTGTTGTTTATGCACACATGCAGGCTACGGGAATGGTGAATGATCACCTTCAGGAATGCTGGGTGAGAAATCAATAA
- a CDS encoding nucleoside phosphorylase, which translates to MLNKLAASELVLNPDGSVYHLNLLPEEIAGKIILVGDPDRVPKVSKYFDNIEFKKNKREFYTHTGTLRGERITVMSTGIGTENIDIVMNELDALVNIDLKEKEFKKEHTALELFRLGTCGSVNPDVEVDNMLVTQNVVGLDGLLHFYSDYQFENEFSRNFLEKFPYEKIKPMLYFSDWAEEISDYYKDAKYHGNTATFPGFYAPQGRQLRLRAIDDQFLETLNDLGVTNFEMETSAIYGLSKLLGHKALTVNCVIANRRRGEFSADHHTSEKNMIEWVLERIIK; encoded by the coding sequence ATGCTAAACAAACTCGCTGCTTCCGAATTGGTACTCAATCCCGATGGAAGTGTGTATCACCTCAACTTATTGCCGGAAGAAATTGCCGGAAAAATTATTTTGGTAGGTGATCCCGATCGTGTTCCAAAAGTTTCAAAATATTTTGATAATATAGAATTTAAAAAGAACAAACGTGAATTTTACACGCATACCGGAACTTTAAGAGGTGAAAGAATTACCGTAATGTCCACCGGAATCGGGACTGAAAATATCGACATCGTGATGAACGAACTCGATGCTTTGGTAAATATAGATTTAAAGGAAAAAGAATTCAAAAAAGAACACACCGCACTGGAACTTTTCCGTCTCGGAACTTGCGGAAGTGTGAATCCTGATGTGGAGGTTGATAATATGTTGGTGACGCAAAATGTGGTGGGATTAGATGGATTGCTTCATTTTTATTCTGATTATCAATTTGAAAATGAGTTTTCTAGAAACTTTTTGGAAAAATTCCCATACGAAAAAATTAAACCGATGCTGTATTTTTCAGATTGGGCAGAAGAAATTTCGGATTATTACAAGGACGCAAAATACCACGGAAATACGGCAACTTTTCCAGGATTTTATGCGCCGCAGGGAAGACAGTTACGCTTAAGAGCAATCGATGACCAGTTTTTGGAAACTTTGAATGATTTAGGCGTAACCAATTTTGAAATGGAAACTTCTGCGATTTATGGACTTTCCAAATTATTGGGACACAAAGCTTTAACCGTTAATTGCGTCATTGCCAACAGAAGGCGTGGCGAATTTTCTGCGGATCACCACACTTCGGAGAAAAATATGATTGAATGGGTTTTGGAGCGGATCATCAAATAA